The genomic stretch AACGAGATCTGTGGCGCCTAGTTTTTTCGCCAGATCAAACTTGTCTTCATTAATGTCGATACCAATAATGCGGCTTGCGCCAGCCATTTGAGCACCAATGATGGCTGATAAACCAATGCCACCGAGACCAAAAATAGCCACGGTATCGCCTTGTTGCACTTTTGCTGTGTTCATCACAGCACCCATACCCGTGGTGACGCCACAGCCGAGCAGACAAATCTCTTCAAGAGGTGCTTCTTTGTTAACTTTGGCAAGGGATATTTCTGGCAATACGGTGTACTCAGAAAACGTCGAGGTGCCCATATAGTGGTAGATAGGCTCGCCATCTTTATAAAAGCGCGTAGTGCCGTCTGGCATTAGGCCTTTACCTTGGGTTTCACGGATCTGTTGGCACAGGTTGGTTTTGCCCGACTTACAGAACTTACACTCACCACACTCAGGGGTGTATAACGGAATAACGTGATCGCCAACGGCAACGCTGGTAACACCTTCACCAACCGCTTCGACGATGCCAGCACCTTCATGGCCTAAAATAGCCGGGAAAACGCCCTCAGGATCTTCTCCAGATAAAGTGAATGCATCGGTGTGACAAACGCCTGTGGCGGTGATCTTCACTAATACTTCGCCTTTTTTCGGTGGCATGACATCCACTTCTTCAATGCTCAGTGGTTGCCCGGGGCCCCAAGCAATGGCTGCTTTCGATTTAATGAATTCTGACATGTTACTTTCCTTTCTTTAGAAACTAAACACAGTATAACTAGCATTTAAAATTTGATAATCTTTAAAATTAATAAAGACTTTTACGGATATGTAATAATGGATCGGTGGAATGGCATAGATGAGTTTGTTGCAGTGGCCGCCAATGGCTCTTTTAGTGCGGCAGCACGACAGTTGAATACCTCAGTAGCCCAGATCAGCCGGCGAGTGAAGTTACTCGAGCAGCGTCTAAATGTGCAGCTGTTAACACGCACCACCAGAAAGCTGGCATTGACTCAAGAGGGCGAGGTGTTTTTATCCCATGCCAAACACTTGCAGCATGGTCTTGATGATGCCACGGCGGCGCTGCGGCAAAGAGACCGCCAGCCCACAGGAAAGTTAAAAATCACCGCGCCGGTGATGTATGGTGAGTCGTATGTGATGCCTGCCATTGTTGAGTTTATGCGGCTCTATCCGAAAGTGGAAGTTGAAATCCACTTAACCAATCATCAGGTCGATTTATTGGATAAAGGCTTTGATCTCGCTATTCGCCTTGGGCCATTACAAGATTCCTCACTGCGCGCTAAAAAGTTGACCGTACGAGAGACCATGGTGTGCGGCGCACAGTCGTATCTCGATCATTATGGTCAGCCTCATACGCTGTCTGAGCTTGCAAAGCATCAGTGTTTGATAGGTAACAGCAGTGAATGGCGATTTTTAGAGGAGGGCAATTCCCGCTTTGTTAAAGTGAGTGGGGCGCTGCGCTGCAACAGCGGCTGGGGCTTGTTGGCGGCGGCTAAGCAGGGGTTAGGCTTAGTGCAGTTACCGCATTATTATGTCCAAGAGGCATTGGCCTCGGGTGAACTGACGGAAGTGTTAACGGCGTTTCGTCCTGAGCAAGAGGGAGTCTGGGCGCTGTATCCGCCCAGACAATTTGTCGCCACCAGTTTGCGACTGATGCTCGACCACTTAAGTGAATACTTCAGTCCGTTTTCGCCATCTTATCGATAGCTTCACTGAGCGCTTGCTCGCGGCTATCACAAAAGGCTTTGTCACCTAAGCGGTCGTGAATATTTAAGCGTTTTAGCTTATCTGTGGTCTCGCTATTAGGGGAGTAGATATAAACACTGCAATTGGCATCCAGAGCATCAGAAATGGCATTCTCAATGGCCAAGCCTACGGTAACATCAATCATGGCAACATCACTTAAGTCCAGCACCATGGCATTGTATTCGCTTATTTTGCGGTGCTGTCTGGCAATGGCCTTTGAGACACTGAATATCATCGGGCCTGAGAGGTAGAAAAACAACAGCTTACCATCGGCTTTATCAAGTAGCGCTCGCTCATTATCTGTCAGTGGCACGTATTCATCGCTGTCACTGTCACTGATGGCTTTAACATGGTTCTCTTGCACTTGGCTTAAGCGCTCGATAACCATAATGTTAGAGATAAACACGCCAAGACCCACAGCAACAATGAGGTCCACAAACACGGTGAGTAACATCACGCCGTACATAATTGCCATTTGGCTGACACTTAATTTGTGTGCGCGCTGGATAAAACTCCAATCCAAAATATTGTAGCCAACATACACCGCGATACCAGCTAATACCGCCATGGGGATGGGCTCAGTTAAACCGCCTGCGACAAATACTACGGCCATGAGGATTAACGCACGACAGATACCGGCAATGGGAGAGCGGGCACCTACTTGGATATTCACCACTGTGCCCATGGTTGCTCCTGCCCCTGGCAGTGCACCAAACAACCCAGCGAGCATGTTAGCTATCCCTTGACCACGTAACTCTTTATCAGAGTCATGCTCGGTTCTGGTTAAGCTATCGGCGATGACCGCGGTCAGTAGCGTGTCAATGCAGCCCAAAGTACCCAGCACCAAAGCATCAATCAGCATCTCAATAAAGAGTTCTGGCGATAGCACCGGAAACACTAAGCTCGGTAAGCCACTGGGAATTTCACCAATCCGGCGAATGGTGTCAGTATCGAAAACAATCACTGACAGCAAGGTCACGGCCACCAAAGCAACCAATTGCGCTGGTACGTATTGACGCCAGCGACTTGGCATCTTAAACAAGATAGCTAAGGTGATAACGCCTAAGAATAATTCCGCAAGGTGTAAATCGAGTATCAGTTCCGGCAGATTGGCTAAGGTGCCAATTACGCCTCCGGCAGGGGCTTGGTGACCCAGTAACGGAGCCAGTTGCAAGATAATTAAAATCACCCCAATACCAGACATAAAGCCGGATATGACACTGTATGGCATTAAGGTCACGTATTTACCGAGCTTAAGGGTGCCGAGTAGGATCTGGAAGGCACCGGCCATCATCACTACCGTGAAGCCCATGGCCAGGCCATTTTCTGGGTATTTACTCATGGTTGCAGTTAACACCGCAGTCATGATCACTGTCATTGGGCCGGTAGGCTCTGAGATCAGCGAGGTTGAGCCACCGAATAGGGCTGCAAATAACCCCACTAATATGGCGCCCCACATGCCTGCTTCAGCGCCAGCACCCGAGGCCACGCCAAATGCCAGTGCCAAGGGCAATGAAATAATCGCGGTGGTCACTCCGCCAAACAGGTCACCCTTAATTGTGGCGTGTTGAAATCTCTTTAGTGTGAACATACTTTTGACTATAACGATCAAAAAATTGACGGCATTCTACCTGATAATTGGCCTTAAGCGCCATGAAGGACTGGTATTACCATTGCGGTAGAACGATTACCAAACAAAAAAAAGCCAGTCTAGAAAGACTGGCTTAGGTTTTGTTTATTAATCAACTTGGGCAGGAGAGGCCATGTCGGCACTCGCTTTGCCACTGGGTGATTTCGAACCCGCGCCTGAGCTGCTGCTGGCAGCTGGGCGGTTCTCTAATGGCATAGCTGTTGGCGTTGGCATGGTATTTTGCTCAACTACACTTTCTGCTTTGGTCATTGGCGCATTAGCACTGTACTGATAACGTGTGCGGGATTGACCATTGACTGGCGTTGCCGTTTTTTCAGGTTCAGTTACTTCAGGCTCTGTCACTTCAGGCTCTGATGCAGCTTCAGTCTCAACGTCGGCGTGTGGCTCATCTGCAGAGGTAGGCTCTGCTGCATTCGCTTCAGCCTGTTGTGGCGCTGAGTCAGACTCAGACGCTAGCTGTTCATCGCTTTGCTCTGATTGAACGGCACTTTCAGGCGCCTTATCTGCAGGCTCATGGCTAGCCGTTGCTTCACTCGCTGATTGCTGTGCATCCGAACTGCTTGGAACCTCTTCCTCGATTGCGTTAACTTCCGTCTCAGCTTGTTCACTATCCACTTCAGCTTGTTCCGCTGCAGCACTGTGCTCAACTTGCTGAGGTTGCTCAGGCGTCTCAACGGCTTGCTCTTCAGCTGCCGGTGCTTGCTCATCAGTGCTATTATCCACCGCTACTGTGTCAGTGGTTGCAGTTTCTGCTGGCGCCGACGAGACAGACTCGGCTTGCTCTGCGGTGTTTGTTACCGCATTGCTGCTGTCGTCTTCACTGTGCGATTGCGCTTGCAGTTGTGCTTCATACTCAGCAGCCGCTTGATCGGCAACCGGAACAAAGGCACTAGATTGCGACTTTTCAGGCGCATCTTGACGGCGGCGACGCTGTCCTGCGGCACGAAGGTGGCGAGGTGAACGACGCGAACGAGTGCGGCCTTCTTTTTGCTCCTCATCCACAGCTTCTGTATTGGACTGCTGTGTGGTATCGCCGTCAGTGTGTGCTGTCTCTGCTTCCGCTTTAGGCGCGTTGGTATCAACGGCTTGCTCTGCTGGTGCAGTTTCTACTGGCTCGGCTGCAGGCTCTGGCGCTTGCGCTGTGTCATCACGTTGTGCTTTGACTTTTTCCGCTTTAGCTTTTGCCGGCTTTTTCGCTTTGTTGCTATCGGCCTTCTGCTCAGCCACTGGGGTAGTGGTTGCGTCAGTTGCCGCTGCGTTGTTCTGCTCAGTGCTCACTGCGTTGTCTTGAGCTTCAGTTTCCACACGGACTTTCTTGCGTAGGTTACGACGCTGTCTGCGTGGTTTAGTCTTGTGCTCTTTGACTGCCTCAGGTTGCTCTTTATGATCCGTCTTAGTATCCGTTGCTTCTGCATTTTGTTGCTTGGCTGGACGATTTGCTTTGTCTTGCTCAGAACGTTTACGGTTATTAGGGCGACGGCGCTTACGATTATCACTGCGCTGTTCCTTATTACCATTGTCGTCTTTGCTCTGCACTGCATCGTTTGGCTTATCGTCTTTTTGGTTATCTTGACGGCGACGATTGTTATTGCGACGGCGATTATTGTTGCGACGGCGGTTGTTGTTCTGGCGGTTTGATTCGCGTTTAGGTTGCTCTTGCTCTGGCTTTTTCTCTTCTTCTGCAGGAGCAAATAAGCCTTTTAACCAATTGCCAAGCTTAGTAAGTAAACTTTCCTCAGCCGCTTTTTTAGCTTGTGGCTCAGGCGCCTTTGGTTGTGGTTGCGCTTCTGGAGTCGGAGCAGGGGCATCTGGCATCACCACGCCTTTAAGCACCGGCTCTTCTTTTACTACCGTTTGCGGTCGCGCCACTTCCATTGCTTCCGGCTCTGGGGTAACAATTTGTTGGTAGCTGGCTGCTTCTGGTGTTTCATCCTTACGCAGTCTCACCACTTCATAGTGTGGTGTCTCAAGGTGCTGGTTTGGAATAATGATAACATGGCATTCATGGCGCTTTTCAATGCGCTGTACTGAACGGCGTTTCTCATTGAGCAAATACGCACCCACGGCCACAGGCACTTGGGCGTTAACTTGAGCGGTGTTGTCTTTAATGGCTTCTTCTTCAATTAAGCGCAAAATCGACAGAGCAATAGACTCGTTAGAGCGGATTGTGCCTTGGCCATCACAGCGTGGACAAGTGTGCTGGCTTGCTTCACCTAATGAAGGGCGCAAGCGTTGGCGTGACATTTCCAACAAACCGAAGCGAGAGATTTTACCAATTTGCACTCGGGCACGATCAGTACGAACGGCTTCTTTTAAGCGGTTCTCTACTTCACGCTGATGGCGCGGTGGTGTCATATCGATAAAATCGATTACGATCAGGCCGCCAAGATCTCGTAAACGCAATTGTCTGGCGATTTCATCGGCTGCTTCTAAGTTGGTGTTCAGCGCTGTCTCTTCTATGTCGCCGCCTTTGGTGGCTTTTGAAGAGTTAATGTCGATTGAGGTCAGTGCCTCTGTTGGATCAATAACGATTGAACCGCCCGATGGTAAACGCACTTCACGTTGGAAAGCCGACTCAATCTGGCTTTCGATTTGGTAATGGGTAAACAAAGGCACATCGTTTTGATAAAGCTTAACGCGGTTAATAAAGTCAGGGCGGAAACGCTCAATGTGTGCCTTGGCTTCTTCAAACACGCGTGGCTTATCAATTAGAATCTCACCGATATCACGACGTAAATAATCGCGGATAGCACGGAAAATAACGTTGCTTTCTTGGTGGATAAGGAACGGTGCCTTGCCACTGTCAGCAGCATTTTGAATGGCTTCCCAATGCACCAGAAGAGCTTTAAGGTCGTACTCAAGCTCTTCAAAAGATTTTCCCACACCGGCAGTACGTACGATTAACCCCATGCCTTTAGGCACATTTAAACGGCTTAGAGCTTCTTTAAGCTCGATACGCTCATCGCCTTCGATACGGCGTGAGATACCGCCGGCACGTGGGTTGTTCGGCATCAGTACTAAATAACTGCCCGCGACACTAATAAAGGTGGTTAATGCTGCGCCTTTTTGGCCTCGTTCTTCTTTATCAACTTGAACGATAACCTCTTGACCTTCTCTAATAACATCTTTGATATTAGGGCGGCCGTTAAAGGTGTAGCCAGAAGGGAAGTAGGTTTTAGCAATTTCTTTTAGTGGCAGGAAACCGTGACGCTCGGCGCCATAATCAACAAAGGCGGCTTCTAGTGAGGGTTCGATACGGGTAATTTTACCCTTGTATATGTTGGCTTTTTTCTGTTCGTGACCAGGACTTTCAATGTCTAAATCATATAGACGCTGGCCGTCAACCAGTGCTACGCGCATTTCTTCTTGCTGCGTCGCATTGATCAGCATACGTTTCATATTGTAATTCTCTACTCAATTTATTTACAGCGCCTGATACGTATAGCCAGTGGCGGTTTATAACTCCTGGACACTCTGATTATTAATGCAGTCTCACGACTGGGAGAAAGAGTATATTTACAGTAACCGCTGTTATCAGGATAACTTCACTGATTTTGCATTCGTGTTTGTAACGTTTATGACGTTTCATAAGTGCCTTGGTATTCATATGCTGTCACTGATGTTATTTTCAATGATCCAGCTTACCTCTTCAGATACTTATGAGTTTGACGAGTTGCGGTCCTTTTGCACGGGTATTACTGCAACTGTGATAAACGCATCAGACAAATTTTAATTTATTGCTTTTTGGTTATTTTATTGTCGTGTTCAGTCAATGAACGAAATATTACGCGCTTCGTATTGACTGTTCGCTCGTGTATTAGCTCGAATGGAGATAATAAAAGCTTTGGAAATATTAGCTCTAATCTGTATGATCTGCCATCCAAGATGTGCATCACGACATTGTTTTTGCGATAAAAAGCACCTCGCAAAAAGGAACGGCTTGATTATCCCATTAATAGTGCCGTGATAGCAACTAAATTATTACTCAAATCAGTGATTAGGCAATGTCAGACAAACCCGCATTAAAAGTAACCTTTGTTAGCGTATCCGAAGACCAAGAAGGCCAACGGATTGATAACTTTTTAGTGACTCATTTAAAAGGTGTGCCTAAAAGTGCCGTATACAAAATTCTCCGTAAAGGCGAAGTCCGGGTGAATAAAAAGCGGGTCAAGCCAGTTTATAAGCTGCAAATCAATGATGAGATCCGCATTCCGCCGATTCGTGTGGCAGAAAAAACAGAATTTGTCCCTAAGAACCTCGACAAGGTAGCCAACCTCGAAGAAGCCATATTATATGAAGATAAGTATCTGATTGTAATAAATAAGCCGGCAGGTATGGCGGTTCATGGTGGCAGTGGCTTAAGTTATGGCCTGATTGAAGCGCTGAGAGCTCTGCGCCCGCAAGAACAAAACCTTGAATTGGTGCACCGTTTGGATAGAGACACCTCGGGCTGTTTATTAATTTCTAAACGTCGCGCTGTGTTAAAAGGCTTGCATGAACAGCTTCGTGAAAAAACCATGGAGAAAAACTATCTCGCATTAGTTGCAGGTCAATGGGATGCCAAGCATAAAAACGTTACTGAGCCACTGAGAAAAAACACCTTAAAATCTGGAGAGCGGGTGGTGAGAGTGGATCACGAGCAAGGCAAGCCTTCGCATACGCGCTTTCGTGTGGTGGAGCGTTTTGAACATGCTTCTTTGGTACAAGCTTCGCCGGTAACCGGTAGAACACACCAAATTCGCGTCCATACCCAGTGTAAAGGCCACCCTATTGCCTGTGATGACAAATATGGTGACCAGGTGTTTGATGGCAAAATGCGTCAGATAGGCTTAAACCGCTTATTTTTACATGCCAAAGAGTTGCGTTTTATCCACCCCAAAACAGAAACCACTCACCACGTTGAGGCGCCATTAGATGAGGCGCTGCAGGCGTGCTTAACTCGGTTGCGTGGCTAATATGCATTATCAATGTATTATTTTTGACTGGGATGGCACGGTGATGGATTCCGTGCCAAAAATTGTTAATACCATTCATTTGGCCGCCACTGACTGTGGTCTGGAAAGGGTGACGGACGAACAAGCTAAAAACATCATTGGCCTGTCATTGGAAAAGGCCATGTTGCGGTTATTTCCACATCACCCAGATAAGTTGCAACAACTGGTGGCCGCCTACAAACACATCTACAAGCATGTAGATACCACTCCAACGCCACTGTTTAGTGGGGTGACTGAGCTGCTAAAACAGTTAAAGCAACAGGGAAAACACATTGCCGTGGCCACGGGTAAAAGCCGAGTGGGGCTAGACCGTTTATTAGCTGAAAGCGGTTTGCAAGACTATTTTGTGATCACGCGAACGGCCTGTGAAGCGCAGTCAAAACCGCACCCAGACATGCTCGAACAAATTTTACAGCAATTGCAGCTTGTACCTCAGCAGGCGGTCATGGTAGGAGACACTCTGATTGATATGGAGCTGGCTCAGCGAGCCGGCGTTGACGCCATTGGCGTTACTATGGGCGTGGCTTCGCGCGAGATATTGTCTAATACCCACGCGAAACACATCTGTGATAATTATCAACAGCTTGCGCAGCTATTGCTGACTCAGGACATCGACACCGAAATCAAGCAACATCTCTGTGAGTTGAATTAAGGGTAACCCGATTAAGGTATTGGGATCGTCGCCCTGTAACTTTTCAAATAATGCGATCCCCAGTCCTTCACATTTAAAGCTGCCTGCGCATTGGTAGGGTTGTTCAACCTCACAATAATAGTCAATTTGTTGGGCTGTTAAGGTTCGAAAGTGAACACTGAATGGCACCACGTGCGAGCGGAATTTACCGCTGGCAATATCATAAACACATAAGCCAGTAAGAAACTCGACACGCTGGCCGCTAAAGCGACTCAACTGGCGTACCGCGTTTTCTTTATTGTGAGGTTTGCCAAGTATTTGTTGTTCAAAAACCGCCACCTGATCCGAGCCTATGGCGAGACCATGACTAAAGTGCTGTTGTGCCGTTTTGGCTTTTTCTTCGCTTAGCCGCCGCACTAATTGCTCTGGCGTTTCTTGTGCTTGCGGCGTTTCATCAATTGCCGGAGCAAAGCTGCTAAAAGGTAGCTGTAATTTTTCTAAAATTGACTGCCTAAATGGTGAACTTGAAGCTAAAATAATGGCCGGGTTCATAAAAACCTTTTTATACAAACGTCATTGACGACAGGATATAGCGCAATAAGGCGAAAAACAAAGGGAAAGTGTATTTTTACTTTGACTAACACAGTAACTATCTATATGATGCAGCCCCTATGCAAAAGGTGAAAATTCCCATCACTCTTGATCCCTGCAGAGCAGCACAGCGTCGGGCTACTTATGACGGCTTTGTATTGCTTGAAGAACTTTCTCGCTTGCAGCAAGTTGTGCAGGATCAAAATAGTGAAATAGCGGTAGATATTCATTGCGATATTGATGAGCAAGGTTTGGTGGTTTTGCGTGGCAAAGTCCAAGCGCACCTGACGGTAACTTGTCAACGTTGTAATGGTGAATTAGGGTTGGATTTGGAACAAGACTTTGCGTATTCGCCAGTCGGATTAGGTGCAGAGTCGGAAAGTCTTCCCGAGCGTTATGATGAATTAGAGCTAGACGAGGAAGGAGAAGTAAACCTTCGACAATTGATCGAAGATGAACTTATTCTCGCTATCCCGATAGTTCCAATGCATGATGAGGCGCAATGCTCTTATTCTGATGAGCCAAAGAGCTTTGGTGAAATTGCAGCAGAAGATAGCAAACCAAATCCATTTGAAATTTTAAAACAACTTAAGAAAGATTCTTAGGAGAAGGCTAATGGCGGTACAAAAAAGCAAAAAGTCACGCGCACGTCGTGGCATGCGTCGTTCACATGATGCGATCAGTGGACCAGCGCTAACTGTTGATCAAGTTTCTGGTGAGACTCATCGTCGTCACCACGTAACTGCAGACGGTTACTACAAAGGCGTAAAAGTAGTTTCTAACTAAGAGATTGCTCTATGCTGAATAATCTAACCATAGCGTTAGATATGATGGGGGGCGATTACGGCCCCCGTTCATCTATACCAGCAGCCATTGCTGCGGTTTTAAAGCATCCTCACCTAACCTTATTACTCTGTGGCAATCAACAAGTCATAGAAGAAGCACTCATAAAAGCTAAAATGCTTGACCATCCTAGGTTGCAAATTATTCATTGCAAAGAGGTGGTGACCAACAGTTGCGATCCCGCACAAGCTCTACGTAATAAAAAACAATCTTCAATGCGCATTGCGTTGGAATTGGTGAAGTCAGGCCAAGCACAAGCGTGTGTCAGTTCAGGTAACACTGGGGCGCTATTTTTAATGGCCCATTATGTACTTAAAATGCTACCAGGGATCCGTCGTCCCGCTCTCATTTCTGCCGTGCCCACAGAGAAAAAGCAACCCGTATACTTGCTCGACCTAGGCGCAAACGTGCATTGTGATGCTGATACCTTGTTCCAGTTTGGCATTATGGGTTCCATAGTCGCTGGAGAAGCGCTGCACTGTGATGCTCCGAAAGTGTGCCTATTGAATATTGGCGCGGAAGAAATCAAAGGCCATGATGGCATCAAACAAGCCGCTAAATTGATGCGTGCGTCTTCGTTTATTAATTACCAAGGCTATTGTGAAGGCAGTGATATGTTTTCCGGCAAAGCCGATGTCATTGTCTGTGAAGGGTTCGTTGGTAATGTGGCACTGAAGACTTGCGAAGGGATTGCTAAGTTAATCATGCATAAGTTTACTAAAGCGCTGAAAAAGCACTTTTTTTATAAAGTGTTGGCATTTATGCTCCGACCCGTTATAAAAAAACTGTATAAACGCGTGAACCCCGACCAGTATAACGGCGCAAGTCTGGTAGGATTGCGCGGTATTGTGGTAAAAAGCCATGGCAATGCCACCAACAAGGCATTTTTAGCTGCCATTGAGGAAGCTGCACAAGAGGTGCAGCGTAAGATCCCAGAAAAAATTCAAGCGGTGCTTGAACAAGCTGAAACAGAAAAACAACCGTCAGGTCCCACCCCTTAACATCACAAGGTGACATGAGGACGTGACGAGAACACAAAAGAAAGAGCACATTATGTCACAAAAAATTGCACTATTTTTCCCAGGCCAAGGCTCACAAAGCGTGGGTATGCTGTCTGAGTTATTGTCTTCCTCAGAAATTGTCAAAAACACCTTTGCAGAAGCGTCACAGGCACTAGGCTACGACCTAGCTGAGCTGGTATTAAATGGCCCAGAGCAGGAGCTTAACTTAACCCACCGCACGCAACCAGCGCTATTAACCGCCAGTGTTGCTATCTTCAGAGCGTGGCAAGAAAAGCAAGTAGATGCTGAACTAACCTTAGCTGGACACAGCTTAGGGGAGTATTCAGCGTTAGTGTGTGCCGGTGTGCTTAACCTAGCTGATGCGGTTAAATTAGTAGAAAAACGTGGTTTATATATGCAAGAAGCGGTGCCAGCAGGCACGGGTTCGATGGCGGCGATCATCGGTCTTGATGACGAGGTTGTTGCTAAGGTGTGTGCTGAATCAGCGCAAGGAGATGTGGTGTCTCCAGTGAACTATAACTCGCCGGGCCAAGTGGTTATTGCAGGTCACGTAGAAGCTGTAGCGCGTGCCTCGCAAGCGTGTAAAGAAGCCGGTGCTAAACGTGCTTTAGAGCTTGCTGTAAGTGTACCTTCACACTGTGCGCTAATGAAGCCAGCGGCGGAAAAGTTAGCACAAGACCTAGAAGCAATTAGCTTTAATGAGCCGAAATATGCCGTGATCAATAACGTTGATGTGGTCATAAGTAAAGATGCGGCAGCGATAAAAGATGCCTTAGTACGTCAGTTATACAGCCCAGTAAGATGGACTGAAACAGTCCAAGCCGTGGCCAAAGAGGGGATCACCACGAGCTTCGAGTTTGGTCCAGGAAAAGTCATCAGTGGCTTGGTGAAGCGCATCGACCGCAGCGTAAGCTGTAGCTCAGTCAATGATTTAGCTGCAATTGCAGCAGCAGAATAAGGATGAATAACAGATGAGTAATTTATTTTCTTTAGCGGGCAAAGTGGTATTAGTCACTGGTGCCAGCCGGGGTATAGGTAAAGCCATTGCAAACGCTTTGGTGGCTCAAGGCGCGAAAGTAGCTGGTACGGCAACCAGTGAAAGTGGTGCACAACGTATTTCTGACTATTTAGGTGAAAATGGTAAAGGATATGCGTTGAACGTCACCGAACCTGAGTCAATTACTGAGACATTAGCTGCGATTAAGGCCGATCTTGGTGATGTTGATGTATTAGTGAATAACGCCGGTATTACCCGCGATAACCTGCTAATGCGTATGAAAGAGCAAGAGTGGGACGACATTATCGATACCAACTTGTCTTCGGTCTTTAGACTTTCTAAAGCCGTATTGCGTCCGATGATGAAAAAGAAATCGGGCCGTATTATCAATATTGGCTCGGTGGTTGGCACCATGGGCAACGCAGGCCAGTCTAATTATGCTGCCGCGAAAGCGGGTGTGATTGGATTTACAAAATCCTTGGCGCGTGAGGTTGCATCTCGTGGTATTACGGTAAATACTGTAGCTCCGGGCTTTATCCAAACGGATATGACCGATGAGTTAACGGATGAGCAAAAAGCAGCAACCTTAGCCAATGTCCCAGCAGGGCGTTTAGGTCAACCAGAAGAAATTGCGGCGGCAGTCATCTATTTAGCCTCGGACGCTGCGGCCTATGTGTCGGGCGAAACATTACACGTGAATGGTGCTATGTACATGGTGTAATAGCAATCCGCATTAATACTTGCTCCCTCAAATGGACCACTTAATTAAGCGAATTGGTATAAGCTACTTTGTAGCGAGCTACACCCGACGTCACCGAAACGGGGATGAGAACGCAAATTAATTGAATTTTTTGTGATCTTGTCGACAACGTACTTGAAATCGTATTGAAAATAAGCGATAAAAAGATTCATAGGTTTTTAACAGGTTTGACCAGAAAAAAAAGTGAGGGTCAATCCTTGAATCCCAGTATGATGCGGCGTAAACTGCGCCAAAATCTGAAAATTAACGCAGTAGCGTTTAAATAAAGGAAAGAAGAATGAGCGACATCCAAGAACGCGTAAAGAAAATCATTGTTGAACAACTAGGTGTTAAAGAAGAA from Pseudoalteromonas sp. UG3-2 encodes the following:
- a CDS encoding S-(hydroxymethyl)glutathione dehydrogenase/class III alcohol dehydrogenase, coding for MSEFIKSKAAIAWGPGQPLSIEEVDVMPPKKGEVLVKITATGVCHTDAFTLSGEDPEGVFPAILGHEGAGIVEAVGEGVTSVAVGDHVIPLYTPECGECKFCKSGKTNLCQQIRETQGKGLMPDGTTRFYKDGEPIYHYMGTSTFSEYTVLPEISLAKVNKEAPLEEICLLGCGVTTGMGAVMNTAKVQQGDTVAIFGLGGIGLSAIIGAQMAGASRIIGIDINEDKFDLAKKLGATDLVNPKDFDKPIQEVIVEMTDGGVDFSFECIGNVDVMRSALECCHKGWGESVIIGVAGAGQEISTRPFQLVTGRVWRGSAFGGVKGRSELPDIVERYMAGEFKLNDFITHTMTLDDINEAFELMHQGKSIRSVIHY
- a CDS encoding LysR family transcriptional regulator, translating into MDRWNGIDEFVAVAANGSFSAAARQLNTSVAQISRRVKLLEQRLNVQLLTRTTRKLALTQEGEVFLSHAKHLQHGLDDATAALRQRDRQPTGKLKITAPVMYGESYVMPAIVEFMRLYPKVEVEIHLTNHQVDLLDKGFDLAIRLGPLQDSSLRAKKLTVRETMVCGAQSYLDHYGQPHTLSELAKHQCLIGNSSEWRFLEEGNSRFVKVSGALRCNSGWGLLAAAKQGLGLVQLPHYYVQEALASGELTEVLTAFRPEQEGVWALYPPRQFVATSLRLMLDHLSEYFSPFSPSYR
- a CDS encoding SulP family inorganic anion transporter → MFTLKRFQHATIKGDLFGGVTTAIISLPLALAFGVASGAGAEAGMWGAILVGLFAALFGGSTSLISEPTGPMTVIMTAVLTATMSKYPENGLAMGFTVVMMAGAFQILLGTLKLGKYVTLMPYSVISGFMSGIGVILIILQLAPLLGHQAPAGGVIGTLANLPELILDLHLAELFLGVITLAILFKMPSRWRQYVPAQLVALVAVTLLSVIVFDTDTIRRIGEIPSGLPSLVFPVLSPELFIEMLIDALVLGTLGCIDTLLTAVIADSLTRTEHDSDKELRGQGIANMLAGLFGALPGAGATMGTVVNIQVGARSPIAGICRALILMAVVFVAGGLTEPIPMAVLAGIAVYVGYNILDWSFIQRAHKLSVSQMAIMYGVMLLTVFVDLIVAVGLGVFISNIMVIERLSQVQENHVKAISDSDSDEYVPLTDNERALLDKADGKLLFFYLSGPMIFSVSKAIARQHRKISEYNAMVLDLSDVAMIDVTVGLAIENAISDALDANCSVYIYSPNSETTDKLKRLNIHDRLGDKAFCDSREQALSEAIDKMAKTD
- the rne gene encoding ribonuclease E, which produces MKRMLINATQQEEMRVALVDGQRLYDLDIESPGHEQKKANIYKGKITRIEPSLEAAFVDYGAERHGFLPLKEIAKTYFPSGYTFNGRPNIKDVIREGQEVIVQVDKEERGQKGAALTTFISVAGSYLVLMPNNPRAGGISRRIEGDERIELKEALSRLNVPKGMGLIVRTAGVGKSFEELEYDLKALLVHWEAIQNAADSGKAPFLIHQESNVIFRAIRDYLRRDIGEILIDKPRVFEEAKAHIERFRPDFINRVKLYQNDVPLFTHYQIESQIESAFQREVRLPSGGSIVIDPTEALTSIDINSSKATKGGDIEETALNTNLEAADEIARQLRLRDLGGLIVIDFIDMTPPRHQREVENRLKEAVRTDRARVQIGKISRFGLLEMSRQRLRPSLGEASQHTCPRCDGQGTIRSNESIALSILRLIEEEAIKDNTAQVNAQVPVAVGAYLLNEKRRSVQRIEKRHECHVIIIPNQHLETPHYEVVRLRKDETPEAASYQQIVTPEPEAMEVARPQTVVKEEPVLKGVVMPDAPAPTPEAQPQPKAPEPQAKKAAEESLLTKLGNWLKGLFAPAEEEKKPEQEQPKRESNRQNNNRRRNNNRRRNNNRRRQDNQKDDKPNDAVQSKDDNGNKEQRSDNRKRRRPNNRKRSEQDKANRPAKQQNAEATDTKTDHKEQPEAVKEHKTKPRRQRRNLRKKVRVETEAQDNAVSTEQNNAAATDATTTPVAEQKADSNKAKKPAKAKAEKVKAQRDDTAQAPEPAAEPVETAPAEQAVDTNAPKAEAETAHTDGDTTQQSNTEAVDEEQKEGRTRSRRSPRHLRAAGQRRRRQDAPEKSQSSAFVPVADQAAAEYEAQLQAQSHSEDDSSNAVTNTAEQAESVSSAPAETATTDTVAVDNSTDEQAPAAEEQAVETPEQPQQVEHSAAAEQAEVDSEQAETEVNAIEEEVPSSSDAQQSASEATASHEPADKAPESAVQSEQSDEQLASESDSAPQQAEANAAEPTSADEPHADVETEAASEPEVTEPEVTEPEKTATPVNGQSRTRYQYSANAPMTKAESVVEQNTMPTPTAMPLENRPAASSSSGAGSKSPSGKASADMASPAQVD